One part of the Salmo salar chromosome ssa28, Ssal_v3.1, whole genome shotgun sequence genome encodes these proteins:
- the LOC106589344 gene encoding uncharacterized protein, giving the protein MTCVEKRQHVTHRSTMLHHRFPNGFTEIFMDETDREVSTLTDRAFRSLCIGDEAAYNDEFSYGYPFSCHKPLVEEPLKRSKDTGKKHQINGAIGTQPWKQQKSMSSLTLLKAFSATEEKCGKIKNGDFKDTNGDSWDKSALLSIERELSEFSSDYNNLLAQKSGKDAKFSKTKNCISNFKLRKLIIKNCFLHSEFSPFQSWRDFNRFPFGQVDITSIPHVVNNLPKWYDSPLYKELTEAHRIETLRADEMEQQCQKPVEPPPPRPPPKVLPKPSAPEKRCASDTSSQGETNTPWRRNRVRVKSAVPVNQPGLLCTPTETPKPVEESPLPYKKDGKSIKVKEVEERCSLTSTPFSISQLMTPIIPSRQATDTSEILSAVLSPSLLDLTRLDLEHVSPVKSRSTPEVIKRDSYKSIASSLLFNLKDNRKRVKSRYSPPKFKTEQADRRTLSPKLLEQRLLKYAQAPSDVTTSGFRTPAILASGFSTPAILLDGLPICSPDVSESSHARLRKYLDSDISDDYLISNLLQTKREAAGSRSPGSPFSHPKVNKSPLTKKQMYPTLNLYNSLVEPEMKHFSPSMNKDTLSNTTPNKGLSPNMSDNTKYHPTTQKEGISQNISEKPVKEMSELKEKGVGDQPVHTRMNREALPTAQNKVLPPNITDNAKQPSKDTVEFKEKHIDEQTANTREAITATRDTLITAQNEMLSSNRTYNTNRSTKDMIELNVKDSVEEVMRAGMEAIFTTRNKLFSPNRTEAVEALTNKNNIVKTEAPQVKDENGIVAEDRHSFYSFSVPRPSCRQIEPQTTGDIYPMENIITNGLIESAEKEKESIVAEKEKEPVKKQGRFKHIFSARQNNYIKSQRYAMMENGDEEQEEEDLEPKTEVNNKEDMDKEVQDTEKSVHKEKKDSENIVSDLHALKELEKARLGGRHIKDGENLKPKPMIDGEAKAKNYLISRELRNIKRGILSMRGNTFAKKEVFANKEKEQAKHDVFSKIDNNVVVNKSLINDNYNKAKMALEEIISDRAEKRKNKVFNNKEHENNRVPDENPDDSYNVRVQKSRPARQDYIRKATERKQNEVRERLGDLKDHHQIQEILSQTETKLGENHRLGATIYTEQNKLATRYIREEQVQENIINNVSDSAEESDRTVAKQLSVETRDDTSKNYEVVTEESQPDAPVIKPKVPPRSKKGNTKKEDSSEKVKECANVMDIIEGDIKNKDFSIRDSKNYNILLKENTHARGKVSNTEALDAKIKADKQTDALETEKTAEQEKRFIQNKHHVGLPGEYSKYPHEANTCFSPSEEKEKEIKALLNERKTNTLPLKKLKAEKIQHNIEQQEQLCVRRKAPLKPDKYHSKPSNQVNTSTEDESIMKKDSMKKSQATEESDKSVRICEDIVHVDEVLDQDIRETLVSPLSNGSSINPSQQNQTSMSSKSSYFFVENTLQRNLKTDSNIYHSLENLIAKLEEVEEGVEDGPERVRGDLERRTEVEYYSVSDHENEDVEDKPVVRPRRDRETSLKEEHEPRAREMDKRGWFQSPMDNTNNQSPTSQSNVSSPVLGKPALFKVKDNILNDHVSPVTKTVKPVLDKTNHDPLQRAPWSPRESLSGSEKSEEEHLDHPKTSIEMQSPDNAVTRPDKHFKPKETASPHSSHSLLSPSKLTPEHNRKVQRAPWSPRESLSGSERGEEDHLEIPELHAATITTDKHLKTRETASHHSPLTPLSPSKLTLVNSQRGQQYGSFLTVTQEYIKHSGLSPSSEEGTSTMDTADDTPEVYKVPSERPGSVCSGNNTQGPSRPPVVPPKSEKALFKALKLTTRRIQKEEKESQPQKSRYSSRSDKKKRDKSSEQKSSSSDSSEKHRTREKQHQERTEHSSRSSEKHSHGESEHQGRCSEKHRHNESESQARNSEKHHNGVSEHQSQSNEKSRQERTEPSSRSSEKHRHGESTRQEYSSDNQRHGESERQSRNSEKQCCGESERHRSEKHSCEKPEQRIRSSDRAVSKHKSPNGERSMTGRQQRHRAQSMDRHIGNKAEERIRSSETSPRERPEPRSQRIEKSIREELSQRGRARERSNREKLEHRNHSVDSYASDVIDLTSPHPNLSRQSSYTSQFSRQSSIEHCYASFPMTQRKLLQDPDSGQYFIVDMPVQVKTKTFFDPETGNYVQLPVQPPEGPVPQASTMEVMNAPMVVYHGSFVPVPVSSIPSQKSTVHPSQLDQEDFEQIRERQRYKHNSEGHPYLEPVYGSQDHMLGEFLGTEDLYDCMN; this is encoded by the coding sequence ATGACCTGCGTGGAGAAGCGTCAACACGTGACCCACCGGAGCACCATGCTCCACCACCGCTTCCCCAACGGCTTCACTGAGATCTTCATGGACGAGACGGATCGAGAGGTCAGCACGCTCACCGACCGCGCCTTCCGGAGCCTGTGCATCGGAGACGAGGCCGCCTACAACGATGAGTTCTCATACGGATACCCTTTCAGCTGTCACAAGCCCCTAGTGGAGGAGCCCCTGAAAAGGAGTAAAGACACTGGTAAAAAGCACCAAATCAATGGTGCCATTGGCACTCAACCCTGGAAGCAGCAGAAGAGCATGTCCAGTTTGACTCTCCTCAAGGCATTTAGTGCTACAGAGGAGAAATGTGGAAAAATTAAAAACGGTGATTTTAAGGACACTAATGGAGACTCTTGGGATAAGTCGGCCCTCCTCAGCATAGAAAGGGAACTATCGGAATTCTCCTCAGATTATAACAACCTCCTAGCCCAGAAATCAGGCAAGGATGCAAAGTTCTCTAAGACAAAAAACTGCATATCCAACTTCAAGCTGCGGAAACTGATAATCAAAAACTGTTTCCTCCACAGCGAGTTCAGCCCATTCCAATCGTGGAGGGATTTTAACCGCTTTCCATTCGGCCAGGTAGACATCACCTCCATTCCCCATGTGGTGAACAACCTCCCTAAGTGGTATGACTCCCCTTTATACAAAGAGCTGACTGAGGCACATAGAATAGAGACTTTGCGTGCAGATGAGATGGAGCAGCAGTGCCAGAAACCAGTTGAAccacctcctcctcgtcctccaccCAAGGTTCTGCCAAAACCCTCTGCCCCTGAGAAGAGGTGTGCATCAGACACCTCTTCTCAGGGTGAAACCAACACCCCCTGGAGAAGAAACAGAGTGAGAGTCAAGAGTGCTGTGCCTGTCAACCAACCAGGACTACTTTGCACTCCCACTGAAACCCCCAAACCGGTGGAGGAGAGTCCTCTGCCATATAAAAAGGATGGAAAGTCGATAAAGGTGAAAGAAGTGGAGGAGCGGTGCTCTTTGACCTCTACTCCATTCAGCATTTCTCAGCTGATGACACCCATAATACCATCCAGACAGGCCACAGACACCTCAGAGATTCTGTCagcagtgctctctccctctctccttgatCTCACTCGCCTAGACTTAGAGCATGTGTCGCCAGTCAAATCAAGGTCGACCCCCGAGGTCATCAAACGAGATAGCTACAAATCCATTGCGTCCAGTTTGTTGTTCAACCTCAAGGATAACAGGAAGAGGGTCAAGAGCAGGTACAGCCCGCCAAAGTTCAAAACCGAACAGGCGGATCGGCGTACTCTGTCTCCAAAGCTGCTGGAACAGAGACTACTCAAATATGCACAAGCTCCTTCTGACGTTACAACTTCTGGCTTCAGGACACCTGCCATTCTAGCCTCTGGCTTCAGTACACCTGCCATTCTATTAGATGGACTGCCAATCTGTAGCCCTGATGTTTCGGAATCTAGCCATGCTCGTCTTAGGAAATATCTAGATTCTGATATATCAGACGATTACTTGATATCCAACTTATTGCAAACCAAAAGAGAGGCTGCGGGTAGCAGGAGCCCCGGGTCTCCCTTTTCACACCCAAAGGTGAACAAGAGCCCTCTGACTAAGAAACAAATGTACCCAACTCTGAACTTGTACAATAGTCTTGTAGAGCCAGAGATGAAACACTTCTCACCGTCAATGAATAAGGATACTTTGTCCAATACCACACCAAACAAAGGGCTTTCTCCGAATATGTCAGACAACACAAaataccatcctactacacaaaAGGAAGGGATTTCTCAGAATATATCAGAAAAGCCAGTAAAAGAGATGTCGGAGCTAAAGGAGAAAGGCGTTGGTGACCAGCCTGTACATACAAGAATGAATAGGGAAGCATTACCTACAGCACAAAACAAAGTGTTACCTCCAAATATAACAGACAATGCGAAACAGCCATCAAAAGACACAGTGGAATTTAAGGAAAAACATATTGATGAACAGACTGCAAATACAAGAGAAGCCATCACAGCAACTAGGGACACATTAATAACAGCTCAAAATGAAATGCTGTCCTCAAATAGAACATACAACACCAATAGGTCAACAAAGGACATGATAGAGTTAAATGTCAAAGACAGTGTTGAAGAGGTTATGAGAGCTGGTATGGAAGCAATATTTACCACCCGAAACAAACTATTCTCTCCCAATAGAACAGAAGCTGTTGAAGCATTAACCAATAAGAACAACATTGTCAAAACAGAGGCCCCTCAAGTGAAAGATGAAAACGGAATTGTAGCAGAGGATAGACATTCGTTTTATTCATTTTCAGTGCCAAGGCCAAGCTGCAGACAGATAGAGCCACAGACAACAGGTGACATTTATCCAATGGAAAACATAATCACCAACGGATTAATAGAAAGtgcagaaaaagagaaagaaagtatTGTGGCAGAAAAAGAGAAGGAGCCTGTTAAAAAGCAAGGCAGGTTTAAACACATATTTTCAGCGAGACAGAACAACTATATTAAAAGCCAAAGATATGCAATGATGGAAAATGGTGatgaagagcaggaggaggaagatttAGAACCTAAAACGGAGGTGAATAATAAGGAAGACATGGATAAGGAAGTACAGGATACAGAGAAGTCAGTGCACAAAGAAAAGAAAGATAGTGAAAATATTGTAAGTGACTTACATGCACTTAAAGAGCTGGAGAAGGCCAGACTTGGTGGACGCCATATCAAGGACGGTGAGAATTTGAAGCCCAAACCAATGATAGATGGGGAGGCAAAGGCGAAAAACTATTTAATTTCAAGGGAGCTTAGGAACATTAAAAGGGGTATTCTTTCTATGCGAGGAAACACATTCGCTAAAAAAGAGGTATTTGCGAATAAAGAGAAGGAGCAAGCTAAGCATGATGTATTCTCAAAGATAGACAACAACGTTGTTGTAAACAAATCCTTGatcaatgacaattacaacaaggCTAAAATGGCACTTGAGGAAATCATATCGGATAGAGCAGAGAAACGTAAAAATAAAGTATTTAATAATAAAGAACATGAAAACAATAGAGTCCCTGATGAGAACCCTGATGATAGTTATAATGTTAGAGTCCAAAAGAGTAGACCAGCTAGACAAGATTATATTAGGAAAGCAACAGAGAggaaacaaaatgaggtgagagaGAGGCTAGGGGATCTGAAGGATCATCATCAGATACAAGAAATTCTTTCCCAGACTGAGACAAAACTTGGTGAAAATCACCGATTAGGTGCCacaatctatactgaacaaaataaacTGGCAACAAGATATATCAGGGAGGAGCAAGTGCAAGAAAACATCATCAATAATGTCAGTGACTCAGCAGAGGAGAGTGATAGAACCGTAGCTAAACAGTTATCTGTTGAAACAAGAGATGACACCTCTAAAAATTATGAGGTAGTCACAGAGGAGAGTCAACCAGATGCACCAGTTATCAAACCAAAGGTACCACCGAGGAGCAAGAAGGGGAACACTAAAAAAGAGGACAGCTCAGAGAAGGTGAAAGAATGTGCAAATGTAATGGATATAATTGAGGGGGATATAAAGAACAAGGACTTTTCAATTAGGGATAGTAAAAATTATAACATTCTACTAAAAGAGAACACACACGCAAGGGGCAAGGTCTCAAATACGGAGGCCCTTGATGCAAAGATAAAAGCTGATAAACAAACAGATGCACTTGAAACAGAGAAGACAGCTGAGCAAGAGAAGCGCTTTATACAAAATAAACACCACGTTGGTCTGCCAGGAGAGTACTCAAAATATCCACATGAGGCAAATACCTGTTTTTCCCCCAGTGAAGAGAAGGAAAAAGAAATTAAGGCTCTATTAAATGAAAGGAAAACTAACACACTTCCTCTGAAGAAACTCAAAGCAGAAAAAATACAACACAATATTGAACAACAGGAACAACTGTGTGTGAGAAGGAAGGCCCCTTTAAAACCAGACAAGTATCATTCAAAACCTTCAAACCAAGTAAACACCAGTACTGAGGATGAATCAATTATGAAAAAAGATAGCATGAAAAAGAGTCAAGCAACTGAAGAGTCTGACAAATCAGTTAGGATTTGTGAAGATATTGTACATGTTGATGAAGTACTTGACCAAGATATTAGAGAAACATTAGTGTCTCCGTTGTCAAATGGCAGTAGTATAAATCCAAGTCAACAGAATCAAACCAGTATGTCCTCGAAGTCATCATATTTCTTTGTTGAAAATACATTGCAAAGAAACCTTAAAACTGACTCAAACATCTATCATTCTTTGGAGAATTTGATTGCAAAATTAGAGGAGGTTGAGGAAGGAGTAGAGGATGGTCCAGAACGTGTGAGAGGGGAtttggagaggaggacagaagtgGAGTATTACTCTGTAAGTGATCATGAAAATGAGGACGTTGAAGACAAGCCAGTAGTCCGTCCCAGGCGAGACAGAGAAACATCCCTGAAGGAGGAACACGAGCCGAGAGCCAGAGAGATGGACAAAAGAGGATGGTTCCAGAGCCCGATGGACAACACAAACAATCAATCGCCAACATCTCAGTCCAATGTCTCTTCGCCCGTTCTGGGAAAACCGGCTCTATTCAAAGTGAAAGACAACATATTAAATGATCATGTCTCGCCTGTAACCAAGACAGTGAAACCGGTTCTGGACAAGACAAACCATGACCCATTGCAGCGTGCGCCGTGGTCACCCAGGGAGAGCTTGAGTGGCTCTGAGAAAAGCGAGGAAGAGCATCTCGATCATCCAAAAACATCCATTGAAATGCAGTCACCCGATAATGCCGTCACCAGACCAGACAAACACTTCAAACCCAAAGAGACGGCATCTCCCCACTCTTCACACTCACTGCTGTCTCCCTCAAAACTAACCCCCGAGCACAATCGGAAAGTCCAACGTGCGCCGTGGTCACCCAGGGAGAGCTTAAGTGGCTCTGAGAGGGGCGAGGAAGACCATCTGGAAATCCCTGAACTCCATGCTGCTACCATCACAACAgacaaacacctcaaaacaagagagACTGCATctcaccactcaccactcacccCACTGTCTCCCTCAAAACTGACCCTCGTAAACAGCCAAAGAGGCCAACAATACGGGTCTTTCCTCACAGTCACACAGGAATATATCAAACATTCAGGGCTAAGCCCATCATCAGAAGAAGGGACAAGCACAATGGATACAGCTGATGACACCCCAGAAGTTTACAAGGTACCCAGCGAGAGGCCTGGTTCTGTCTGCAGCGGCAACAACACCCAAGGCCCCAGCAGACCTCCCGTGGTTCCTCCCAAGTCCGAGAAGGCCCTCTTCAAAGCCTTGAAGCTGACCACCAGGAGGATCCAAAAGGAAGAGAAGGAAAGTCAACCGCAAAAGAGCCGCTATAGTAGTAGAAGTGACAAAAAAAAGAGGGATAAATCATCGGAGCAGaaaagtagtagtagtgatagtagtgagaAACATCGTACTAGAGAGAAGCAACATCAGGAAAGGACAGAACACAGCAGCCGTAGCAGTGAGAAGCACAGCCATGGTGAATCAGAGCATCAAGGCCGTTGTAGTGAAAAGCACAGGCACAATGAATCTGAGAGCCAGGCCCGTAACAGTGAGAAGCACCACAATGGTGTATCCGAACATCAGAGCCAAAGCAATGAGAAGTCCAGGCAAGAAAGAACAGAGCCCAGCAGTCGTAGCAGTGAGAAACACAGGCATGGGGAATCGACGCGTCAAGAATACAGCAGTGACAATCAGAGGCATGGAGAATCCGAGCGTCAAAGCCGTAACAGTGAGAAACAATGTTGTGGCGAATCAGAGCGCCATAGGAGTGAGAAACACAGCTGCGAGAAGCCAGAACAGAGAATCCGTAGCAGTGACAGAGCCGTCAGTAAGCATAAAAGTCCGAACGGTGAAAGATCCATGACTGGGAGACAACAGCGCCATAGAGCTCAGAGCATGGACAGACACATTGGtaataaagcagaagagagaatTCGTAGCAGTGAGACATCTCCTAGGGAAAGACCGGAGCCAAGGAGTCAGCGTATTGAGAAGTCCATTAGGGAGGAGCTGTCTCAGAGGGGCCGAGCCCGAGAGAGATCCAACAGAGAGAAACTAGAACACAGAAACCACAGTGTTGATTCCTATGCCAGTGACGTTATAGACTTGACATCACCTCACCCTAATCTATCCCGCCAGTCAAGTTACACCAGCCAGTTCTCCCGTCAGTCCAGCATAGAGCACTGTTATGCCTCCTTCCCAATGACCCAACGGAAGTTGTTGCAGGATCCAGACTCTGGGCAGTACTTCATAGTCGACATGCCCGTCCAGGTCAAGACGAAGACCTTCTTTGATCCAGAAACTGGGAATTACGTGCAGCTTCCTGTTCAACCTCCAGAAGGCCCTGTGCCTCAGGCCTCCACCATGGAGGTGATGAACGCACCAATGGTGGTCTACCACGGTTCCTTTGTCCCAGTGCCTGTCTCATCCATCCCATCACAGAAAtccactgtccacccctcacaGCTGGACCAGGAAGACTTTGAACAGATTCGGGAAAGGCAGCGATATAAACACAACAGCGAAGGCCATCCCTACCTAGAGCCAGTGTATGGCTCACAAGACCACATGCTAGGGGAGTTCTTAGGCACTGAGGACCTTTATGACTGTATGAACTGA